ATGGGTAGAATTTTGTAAGAAAAAACTAGGGCTGAAACTGCGGAAACCGTCTTATTCTGCTGCATATCCGTCAAAGGCTTCAAGGTTTCGTTTTATCTTTCTGCTGATCGGTTTTTTAGTAATGGCAGTTATCGGTGTGCCTGTCCTTAACCTGATATCCGCACCGGGGATTATATCGTCTCAGGCTCTGGTGGTAGTTAAGTTCGGCTATGTGACATTTGAGCTTCTGATAGTATTTGTCATACTTTTTCTGGAACTCTTCTACTACCGTTATTGGTGCAGGCTCTTTTGCCCCACAGGGACATTTTTGTCTTTGTTTCGTAACAAGCACGGGATGACTGTGCGGAAGGTTACTGATACATGCTCCATGTGCGGGAGCTGTATCAAGGCCTGCCCTGCTGTGATCAATCCCATGACAGAGGGGGGGAGCCTGCATTGCCATAACTGTGGGGATTGTATAGATATCTGTCCGGACAATAAAAAGAGGGATACCCTTAAGTTTACATTCCGGTAATCTATGATATAATACGCCTCATGGATAAAAAACAAGCAGTTGTGGCTTTTGCCCGGGATTTTTTCGGCAGTGATGACGCAGACCTGATAAAGCTTCTGGAAAATGTCTGTCGTTACCGCAGAGTGGACAAAAAACAGATACTCTTTATGGAAAATGAGGAGGGGAGCACGGTCTTCTTTCTGGTGCAGGGGAGCATAAAGCTTTACCGTACCAACGATGAGGGGCGTGAAGCTGTTGTTCACTTTGTCCGCAGCGGAGAGATTTTTGCAGAGATACTGCTTCAGCTCGGTCTTAAATATCCGGTCACCTCTATGACCCTCGAAGAGTGCGACCTTGTGGAGATTGACGCCAAAAAGCTGGAAGAGATTATCGCAGGTGATCCTATGGTTTCGATGAGGCTGATAGCGGCACTTTCGAGGCGTATAAAATATTTTGTAAACCTTATAGAGAGCCTGACCATAAATGATGTCCGTGCGAGACTTGTAAACTGGCTTGCCGCTCAGAAAAAGAAAGAGTCAAAAGTTATCAAGCTCCCTGTGCCCAAAGGGGAACTTGCTCTGTTGCTGGGCACGACTCCAGAGACATTTTCACGTGTGCTGAAAAAGCTTGCAGAAGAAGGCTTTATCGAGGTGCAGGGGAGGGAGATCAAAGTTTTGAAAGACCTTATTCAGCAGTAGCTCCACCGCTACTACAAGCCCCTTGCGGGGAAGCAACCTGCACATGTCAGCAGTGCCGCATGATACAAGATTGCTTCGTTATCTGATTTTTGGCAATTAGTCAGGTTATTTAAATATATGTAATACGACAAAATAATATTGCTGGTTGAGGATCCCTTAGTAATCTTTGCCTGCCGCCTGAACGTTTTCAGGAGAGAAAGCGTGGCATGGTGTCACGCCATATACCATCCCGCAGTCGCACTGCGCTTCAAAGGTTTCCATCTGAAAGGTTTTGCCGCATTCTGAGCACGGAACTTCAAGGGGAAGGGGCATATTACCGGAAGAAAACCCCATCGCTCTCAGCTTATCTACAACCTGTTTTCCTGACTCGAAAGAGCCGCTGCATCCATCGTGCATATTGACACTCCTTTTATGTGTATTGTTTGAGTGTACTATAGGTGTTTGACCGGTAGAAAAACTTGATCGCTGTCAAAAAATGAGAAAATATGCCGTCCAGAACCAGATCACTCCTGTGATAATGAAAGAGGCAAAGACCATTGCGCTACCGGCATCTTTTGCGGCTTTAGCTTTTTCGTCAAATTCCATGGTGACGAGGTCAACATTTCTCTCTATGGCGCTGTTTGCAAGTTCTGCGAAGAGGGGGAGGAAAGAAGATGTTGACAGGATCGCTTTTGCCAGCATAGGTACCGGGAGCAGAAAGAAAACCAGCTGGCATACTATAAATATATACACTTCTGTCTTGAATGATGATTCGTTGCGGAAAACTTCTGTCAGCCCCTGAATTGCGAAGGATGTATTTCTTATAAGACCGAATTTTTGTTTGTTTAGCATTGTGTCCTCTTTATTTAAATAGTCCGTCCAGTCCAAGTGTATCCCAGAAATTCCAGATATTCATAAAGAAAGCATCAAAACGGCTTCTGGAAACCTGCTGTTCTTCACGCTGCCAGAAGTACAGATCGCTTACAGGGTAGAGGTATCCGAAGTCGTATGAGGTATGGCTCTGCATCTTTCTGGCGATAAGGGAAACGGGATATCTGTATTCAAGCTCCATGGAGCGGACGATACTTTTCGCTTGTTTTCTTGTTTTTGCTGCATTCGCAAGGAGGGACTCAAAATAATATTCGGAGGAATCATTAAGGTTATAGTTGCGGAAGGCTCCGGCCAGAAGTGTATAATACCTGTGTTTGGCACGAAGTGCAGTTATCTCCAGCGATTCCATTATCTCTGTCCTCAGCGAGTCACGGAGCGGGTCGGTTGGCTGTGCATTGTTATGAAGAGCATTAACGATAAAAAACAGATCATCTGAGAAATCCATCAGCATCTGCGCTTCCTGTTTTATCATTTCACGATGTTTTTTCCCGACGAATGGAAGCGAAGCCTTCAGCATGGAATAATTGCCTTTTGGCTGAAAAGTTTTGTTGAAGGGCCACGGAAGTTCTTCAAAGGGTGTTTTTGCGGACAAAAGACTTATGAGTTTTTCATCTTTTAAGTATTTTTCCTGTACATCTGCGGCATAGTTAAAGAGTGCTTCGGCGTCGTCTGCAAATACATCAGCCAGCACAGAAACCGGCGATGTTTTATGAATCTCTCCGTCTGTTCTGAACTGCCACGACCATCTGGCGATACTGTAGTCAATAACCCAGTATCCCCACTCCCAGCCGGAAGTGAATGTTACATGACCTTCTATCCCCTGATCTGCCATTAGTGTTATGTCATCGTGGCGGCTTTTAAGATACGGCAGGAGAAAGAGCGGGACAGAGGTGTCAAATGTTACCCAGTATGACGATTCCGGCCAGTACCAAGTCTCCCGTCTGGTCTTCTCCTTCTGCATCATCTCAAACATAAACTGCTGATTTTTGTTGCCGTAGACCGGCGCTTCATCTTCTGTTAGCGAATAAAACATTACTGAATGTATCATCACCCCTGCTGTGTCAGGGCTTTCTGACGGTTTCCGCTTAATGACATGAGTGTTTTCCATTACATTCACGCCGTACTTCTCTTTGATAGTTTTGATGAGGTATTTTTTATGCTCGGGCATAAGTTCTGAGAGGTCAGGGAGGTATTCCCCCATTGTAAAATCGATACTTACATAATCGAAAGGAACCTGAAGAAGCCATTTAACATTTTCATCTATCTGCTTTTCGTAGCTTTCTAATGGGTTGAGGAGATTTACGGTCTGAAATGCCTTCTGTTGAAGGGTGGAGAGGCTTATCACTGCTCCTGTGAGTACCCCGCGCTGTTTTGCGTAGCGGACATATCTGGATGCGTGCTGAGTCCATGTCTCTCTGTCTGCTGTGCGCAGAAGCCAGAACTGCATAACGTTTTGTCCGTTGCGTACGAGCCAGTCTATATACTCTTTGACATCGTAATAACCTGTGCCGTCCATACTGCTGTGAAGCTGCTCTGTAAGCTCCATAGGGTGCATTGTGTGAAGGTGGAATCCTCGCTTCTGGAAGAGGGGCTCCCCTTCAAAAGTGAAGGACGAAGGTAGATTCCACTCTGTCAGGGCAGGGATAAATGTATTTTTCGGATGATAAAAGCGGAAGCCGAGCTTCTCCTGAAGCAGACCGTAAAGACCAAACACAATGCCCATTGCGTCCGGTGCTGAAAGGGTCAAAGTGAGACCCTCTTTCGAGGGCCTCGACTTCCACATGTAAAATTGTACAGGATATAAAATGCTAGAGGGGAAAACTCTTGCAGTTGGAATGTCGTTATTTGTCTGGAGCCTCAGGTAAATATTTATCTCTGCGTTATCTCCGTTGATCGTTACGGATTTACCTTTAAAGCTTTCTTTGAGCAGGTTTTTAATATCACCCACCGTAATGTTGACAGCAGACTGCTCAAAAAGTTTATTTTGAATATTGATATTTATGAAATTATTTTCTGCGAATGCAGATACGGGCGTGCATAATAATAATATTAAAACAGAAACTCTGAGCATAAATTACCTCTTTGTAAGGGGATATACGCTCTATTATTAATCAGTTAAGTAATGTTATTGTCAGGTTAATATGCGATTAATGTCTGGTGGTATTATAATTGAAAATTGATAATATATTCCGGCAGGTTTACAGGTCTCTCATCCTCAACATAGAACCAGTCTTCCAGAAAGTTTCCCCCCTGAGTGATTTTATCCAGTGGAAGTTTCATAAATTTTCCAGTAGAGGTGACCGCAGGAGTCCCATCCGGAAGTATTATTGCCCCTGCACTTGTAAAGGATCTGTTTTTGTGCTCGGTCAGAAAAGCTTTAGCGTAGAGCTTGTCTCCTGTGGGTAGAGGTTTGCGGTATTTCATATTAAGGTCTATGGTGACGCCCCAGAGATTTTCGTCTATTGAAAGGATGGTTCGCCCCATTGTTTCGTCAAGTATCGCCGCTGCTATGCCCCCGTGGAGGACTCCAGGGTAGCTCTGGTGCTGATCCATAGCGTTGAACTCTGCTATAAGGGTTCCGTTGCCTATGTGGTAGAATTTTGCTTTTAGACTGTGATTATTATTTATGCCGCATACGAAGCAGCCTGTGCTGCTGTTTTGTTTTGTGAGGTTTTCCATTCGGCTGCCTGTCTACTCGAAAGATGGTTTCTGCAACACTTCGATATCTTCCAGCTTTCCATCAAACTCGCGTATGATTTTCTGGACAAGCCCGTCCTCTTTTGCTTCCTGTCTGATTTTTTTTTCGTGGAAGGTTTCTATTGTCTGTTTTTTTTCAACTATGCTTTTTTTTTTGGTGTCTTGCTCGATGACTGTTTTAACCTGATCTATGCTGTTGAAAGCAGCGGGGATAATCCTGTTTAGCGCCTGCATGTTCTGTGCACGGTTCACGAAGTCAAAGTAGAACTTTTTCTCTGAGGAGAAACCAATAGTCAGCACCTTGTCAGCGATGTGTACAATGTATCCGTGTCCCAGCATAGAGGAGAGTGACCCGGGGATTTCCTGCTCCACAGCGCTTATGATATTCTGCATTTCCAGATCTGTGCTGCTGAGGGTTGGTTTGGATGATGTTTCCGCCACTGGTTTTTTTACAGTAGCTGCTCTGCCTGTAGTGTCGGATGATGTCTGGGACGCCAGACCTTTTGAAGAGATTACAGAACCTATGTTTGCAGCTTTATACATGCCGAACTCAAAAATATACTGCTCGAAACTAAAAAACTTAAGGTCATTCAGTAACTTCTGGAATACCTGAAACAGAGCGTATAACTGCTGTTCTGAAGTGTTTTTCACAAGTTCTTTATAGTAGTCGTTCTCTTTTGATGTCAGCTCTTTGTTTTCCTTTTTTGTGATCAGCTGCATCAGCAGGTTTCTGGTATGCCCTATGAGTGTCTCTGTTGCAAAAGCGAAGTTGACACCTTTGCCGGACAGTTCTTCTATTGCGTCCGGTATTTCTTCCGGCTGTTCTTTTATTATCAGGGCAAAAAGTTTGTCTACGAGGGATTTCTCAGAAAAGCCAAGTAGAAAGGATGTGCTCTGCTCATCCAGTTTGCCTCCGGTGAAAGCTATAATCTGGTCGAGGAGCGAGAGGGAGTCCCGCATACACCCGTCAGAGTTTCGCACAACAAGGTTTAGTGCGTCTTTGTCGTATTCTATCCCTTCCGTATCCATCGCTCCGGCGAGGCTGTCATACATGATCTCGAAAGGAATTTTGTTAAAGTCGTATTTCTGGCATCGTGAGATTATCGTTGCAGGCAGTCTCTGGGGGTCTGTGGTAGCCAGTATGAACATCACATAGTCCGGCGGTTCTTCCAAAGTTTTCAGCAGTGCATTAAAGGCGTGCTCAGTGAGCATGTGAACCTCATCAATGATATAGACTTTAAACTTGCATTTAACAGGGAGGAAGCGCACAGCCTCACGCAGTTCGCGTATTTCGTCTATACCTCTGTTGGAGGCACCATCTATTTCCACTACATCCATTGATGTACCGGAAGTTATTTCCGTACAGTTTTCGCATTTATTGCATGGATTAGAGCCGACAGGCTCAAGGCAGTTAACAGCTTTTGCCAGAATACGTGCGGCGCTTGTCTTGCCGACACCTCTGGGGCCTGTGAAAAGGTATGCATGGGCAACCCTTCCCATCTCTATGGAGTTTTTTAGGGTGGTTACCACAAACTCCTGTCCTGAAAGCTCATCGAAATTTTGGGGTCTCAGTTTTCTGGCTAGTGCTATATATGACATAAACAAAAATTATAGGATTCCATGCCGAATGTAAAGAGAGATTTTCCTTATGTCTTTATGGATGGAGTGCAAAAAAAAAGCGGCACCCTTTCGAGTACCGCCTGTTATTAAGCTTCCTGGAAGCCAAGTCGTTTTGATATCTCTCTGGCGTATTTTCTCGCAACGGGGAGGATCTCTTTCTCCATCCGTTCCTGTGTCATCCGACATGCCGGACCTGTAACACTGAGTGCCGCAACAGGCACACCAAGGTAGTCTTTAATCGGTACAGCGATACAGCGGACTCTGTTTTCAAACTCTTCGTTGTCGAAGGCGTAGTTTTCTGCTGCGACCTGCTTAAGTTCTTTCTTAAGAACCGGCAGAGATGTAACAGTCAGGTCTGTGTAACGTTTGAGTCTCGCACCCATATATATCTTATTGATCTCTTCCTCTGACGAATAAGCAAGCTGCACTTTACCGATTGCGGTGCAGTATGCGGGGACATCTTTCCCCACGCGGCTGATTACGCGTACGGGGAGCTGTGTTTCAGCTATGTCGAGGTAGATAACATTCCCCTCACGGAGAATGCCGATATAGACAGATTCGTTAACTTCGGATACGATCTTCTCCATAAACGGTCTGGAAAGCTTAAGTATGCCGAGTTTGTTGACGAATTTCTGACCCAGATTAAAAATACCGATCCCGAGGCGGTAGTTTTCAGTGTTGAGGTTCTGCTCAATGTATCCTCTGGAAGCCAGAGTAGCAAGCAGTCGGAACACATTGTTTTTATGAAGACCGAGAGACTTGCTCAGTTCTGTCACTCCGAACTCATCTTTGTTTTCAGCATTTCTGAAAACTTCGAAAAGTTGCAGAGCGTGATAAACTGACTGAACAGGTTTCACTTCGGGTTTGTATGCCATTATATGCTCCTTATAGTTATAAATATTCCAATTATAGAATATTGTTATAATATGCGCAAGTGATTTGACCACAGTAAACCACAATAATTGAATTGTTGGAAGTAAAAATTAACTAAATATTGTGCATTTTTACAAATAACTGATATACTAGTGCTTAAAATTTAATCAGGGATGCAAATGTTGAATAAATTACCTGTATCAGTGGCCATAATATCGTTTAACGAAGAAGCTAACATCGGACGTACTCTTGAGGCAATAGCTGATTTTGCGTCTGAAATAATCATAGTAGATTCCCATTCCACAGACAAAACAGCAGAGATAGCCGAAAGCTATGGGGCAAAGGTTTTTGATGAAGATTGGAAGGGGCATGTGGCGCAGAAGAATTCCGCTCTTGAGAAGTGCTCCTGTGAATGGATTCTGAGTCTGGACTGTGACGAAGTTGTTGACGAGAAACTAAGGAAGTCAGTTGTCCATGCTGTAGAACACCCGACATCAGACGGTTACATGGTTAACCGCAAGACTTTCTATATGGGGAAGTTTCTTGATTATTCATGGCAGCCGGACTGGAAGCTGCGGTTGGTAAGGCGCAAGTGTGCACCTGTATGGGGAGGGTATGACCCCCATGATGTCCTGTGCATTGAGGGGAGTGTTGAGAAACTTCGAAGCGGTTATTTGCTTCATTACTCATACAAAGATATTTACGACCACTATCAGAGGCTTGTAAAATACGCTAAAGTTGCGGCAGAGTCATATTATAAAAACGGGAAACGATTTTCATATTTTGGTCTCATAACTAAGCCTGCATACGCTTTTGTAAAAAAATACTTTATAAAGCTTGGTTTCATGGACGGATTCGCAGGGCTGGCTGTTGCTGTTAGCTCGTTTATATACGTATATCTAAAATATCTGTTTCTGAAAGAAATAAAGGATAAAAATAATGTCTAAAGTTATCTCCATAGGAAATATTAGCATGGGGGGCACAGGGAAAACCCCTTTTACTATCATGCTCGCCAAGCACTACATATCAAAAGGTAAAAAGGTCTGTATCCTGTCCCGCGGGTATAAGGGGAATATAGGCTACGATACAAATGTTGTCAGTGACGGCAAAAGCATAC
This window of the Denitrovibrio acetiphilus DSM 12809 genome carries:
- a CDS encoding Crp/Fnr family transcriptional regulator, with product MDKKQAVVAFARDFFGSDDADLIKLLENVCRYRRVDKKQILFMENEEGSTVFFLVQGSIKLYRTNDEGREAVVHFVRSGEIFAEILLQLGLKYPVTSMTLEECDLVEIDAKKLEEIIAGDPMVSMRLIAALSRRIKYFVNLIESLTINDVRARLVNWLAAQKKKESKVIKLPVPKGELALLLGTTPETFSRVLKKLAEEGFIEVQGREIKVLKDLIQQ
- a CDS encoding IclR family transcriptional regulator, with translation MAYKPEVKPVQSVYHALQLFEVFRNAENKDEFGVTELSKSLGLHKNNVFRLLATLASRGYIEQNLNTENYRLGIGIFNLGQKFVNKLGILKLSRPFMEKIVSEVNESVYIGILREGNVIYLDIAETQLPVRVISRVGKDVPAYCTAIGKVQLAYSSEEEINKIYMGARLKRYTDLTVTSLPVLKKELKQVAAENYAFDNEEFENRVRCIAVPIKDYLGVPVAALSVTGPACRMTQERMEKEILPVARKYAREISKRLGFQEA
- the dnaX gene encoding DNA polymerase III subunit gamma/tau; the encoded protein is MSYIALARKLRPQNFDELSGQEFVVTTLKNSIEMGRVAHAYLFTGPRGVGKTSAARILAKAVNCLEPVGSNPCNKCENCTEITSGTSMDVVEIDGASNRGIDEIRELREAVRFLPVKCKFKVYIIDEVHMLTEHAFNALLKTLEEPPDYVMFILATTDPQRLPATIISRCQKYDFNKIPFEIMYDSLAGAMDTEGIEYDKDALNLVVRNSDGCMRDSLSLLDQIIAFTGGKLDEQSTSFLLGFSEKSLVDKLFALIIKEQPEEIPDAIEELSGKGVNFAFATETLIGHTRNLLMQLITKKENKELTSKENDYYKELVKNTSEQQLYALFQVFQKLLNDLKFFSFEQYIFEFGMYKAANIGSVISSKGLASQTSSDTTGRAATVKKPVAETSSKPTLSSTDLEMQNIISAVEQEIPGSLSSMLGHGYIVHIADKVLTIGFSSEKKFYFDFVNRAQNMQALNRIIPAAFNSIDQVKTVIEQDTKKKSIVEKKQTIETFHEKKIRQEAKEDGLVQKIIREFDGKLEDIEVLQKPSFE
- a CDS encoding glycosyltransferase family 2 protein; translated protein: MLNKLPVSVAIISFNEEANIGRTLEAIADFASEIIIVDSHSTDKTAEIAESYGAKVFDEDWKGHVAQKNSALEKCSCEWILSLDCDEVVDEKLRKSVVHAVEHPTSDGYMVNRKTFYMGKFLDYSWQPDWKLRLVRRKCAPVWGGYDPHDVLCIEGSVEKLRSGYLLHYSYKDIYDHYQRLVKYAKVAAESYYKNGKRFSYFGLITKPAYAFVKKYFIKLGFMDGFAGLAVAVSSFIYVYLKYLFLKEIKDKNNV
- a CDS encoding 4Fe-4S binding protein encodes the protein MKIKTLRHTAQTATLIAIFVIPFMNVWELYFIKGTFYSMDIGDAAIADPLAVFQSMLASRIINIHMLASVVIPIALMILLGRVWCSWFCPYYFFTEWVEFCKKKLGLKLRKPSYSAAYPSKASRFRFIFLLIGFLVMAVIGVPVLNLISAPGIISSQALVVVKFGYVTFELLIVFVILFLELFYYRYWCRLFCPTGTFLSLFRNKHGMTVRKVTDTCSMCGSCIKACPAVINPMTEGGSLHCHNCGDCIDICPDNKKRDTLKFTFR
- a CDS encoding PaaI family thioesterase → MENLTKQNSSTGCFVCGINNNHSLKAKFYHIGNGTLIAEFNAMDQHQSYPGVLHGGIAAAILDETMGRTILSIDENLWGVTIDLNMKYRKPLPTGDKLYAKAFLTEHKNRSFTSAGAIILPDGTPAVTSTGKFMKLPLDKITQGGNFLEDWFYVEDERPVNLPEYIINFQL
- a CDS encoding diacylglycerol kinase, whose product is MLNKQKFGLIRNTSFAIQGLTEVFRNESSFKTEVYIFIVCQLVFFLLPVPMLAKAILSTSSFLPLFAELANSAIERNVDLVTMEFDEKAKAAKDAGSAMVFASFIITGVIWFWTAYFLIF